GCTATGGAGCTTGGCAAGGCCGCGCACCCATTCCATGTTGACCTCTTCGGCCGCTTCCGGCGGCGTTGTGCCGGTGGTTTCCGTCGTGATGCTTTCCGTGCCGCGCCATGCGAGGTAGTCGGTGAATGACCCGTCCCGGCAATCCGCGATGCATCCCTGGTCGTCAGTTCGCATCGGGATGCTTTCGCCGGAAAGGATTTGCGTGTGTCGGAGCACGGGGACATGGCGCTCGATGCGATTCACGATTGTATCGTAGCGTTTGCGCCAACCGCGTTCGCCGAATGCGTAGAAGTACGCAGCCGGACGGCCGAGTTTTTCCGGATCTTCCCCGTTTTCCACGTGGCAGTGCTGATGCAGATCAAGTGCCGCGACAATGCGCGCGCCGAGAGCAAGGTCGTTGCGTATCAGCTTATGCATGAGCGCGGTTTCCTGCACAAGTGTGTCGTTAACCCCGTGCTTTGAAAGCTCGGGATCAGACGAAATGAACCGACGCGTATAGGTTTCGCCCGAGAGGAGCTCGTCCACAACCCGGCCGTCATTCATCAAGTAACGCACCCAGTCGTCATAGCCTCGCGTACCGTTCTCGCCACCCGGCTCTCCGCGCTCAAATCCCGAAGGATTCGCAAGCGGATAGACGATGAGCTTCAGACCGCGGCTATGCACCACTTCGGCAATTTCGGGCAGATGATGCAGCATCGTCTGCGCTCCCGCCGTTTCGTCACCGTGGAACGTCGCACGAATGAGCATCACCCGGTCTTTGGGCGTGATGTTTCGCGAGGCAACCCGAGTGAACGGATAGTCGTTTCCGTTGTATCGGATCGCACCCGTAAACTCTTGGATACTAAGATCTCGTCGCCCATGGAGCGATGCGACGAGAGTATCGTGGTATTCCCACGCGGTCATGGGACCCATCGCAGCACTCCTTAACAGTGGCCGATGTAACTACTGCCATAGTGGCACAAATGACCGAAATTGTGAACCCCCGCAGTCGCCAGCGGCGACTGCGGGGGTTAGTCGTGCGATCGGATGAGTTCTATCATGCCCTGAATCCAGATCGCGTACAGTTGCATGATCCTCCGGCGCAGGAATCCGTTTGTGGTGTCCACGCACGCGGCGTAGGGGACATTCAGACGCCAGAGGTGTTCGGTAAGCGATCCGTCGTAGTGGTGAATGCATCCGTCGCCATCGGTCTTCATGACGCGGATGAGCGCGAACCCATCGCTGTTTCGTTCAAACCCGTCGCTGATCCAGCGATGGCGGAGCACAGGAACGGCTTTTGCGACGCGCCGGACGATGTTTCGGAAGACGCCTTTCACGAATGCGTAGTGAAACGCTCCCGTGGGTGCTTTTCTCGCGAAGTCGTCATCGTCCTGGCTTTCATGGAGGTCAAGCGCGCCAACAATTTGCCCGTGGTGATTCCAGAAGTCGTTCCCGAGCAGATGATGCATGAGGCGCGTCTCCGGGGGCAGCCGGAGACGGAGCCGCCGGTCGGTACTCAAGAACCAGAGTTCCGACGTATCGCGCGTGCCGAGGTCATAGACAATCTCGCCGTTGCGATTGCGGTATACGAGGAAGTCGTTGTTGCCCCGCTGCAGTTTCGCGTCGCCATAGAGGTTGTAGTGCGTCCCCAGCTCAAACCCCGAGGGATTCATGAGCGGGTAGATGATGACCTTGACGCCCGCCTTGTGCGCGGCGTTAAGGATCCGGTTCGCGCTTCGGAGCATGAAGAGCGGCCCTGTTGCCTCGTCGCCGTGCATGCCGGTTGTGAGGAGCAGAATCCTATCCTTTCGCTCAATGTCGCGCGAGGCGATACGCAGGAAGCGATAGCGCTTTCTCCCGTGCTTTCCGTACGAGAGCGTGTGCCATGCAAGCGTGATGTCCGCGCGGCCCTTAAGCACGCGGAGCATGCGCGCATAGAACGCCTCCGCGGTCATGGGGCCTTTCATGGAAAGTCCTCCACAGTTGGATTTTGAGAAATCAGACTACGCTTACTATACTCCCAGAATAGAAAAAAGCAAAAAAGCATCAAAGCAAAGAAGCAATAAAGCAAAGAAGCAATAAAGCAACGAAGCAAGAACAGCCATTAGTTCTTTGTTCCATTGCTTCGTTGCTTACGTGCTTTCTTGTTTCTATGTTTGCCCTGTCGTTCCAAACCCTCCTCTTGTTTTGCGGCGCATAGATTTCACTTCATGCAGTGCCGCGCGCTTGTAGGGCATGATGAGCATTTGCGCGATGCGGTCGCCGCGCAAAATTGTTACGGGCGCGTTGGTAAAGTTAAATACAGGAAAGTGATATTCATCGCCATCGCCGGAAAAATCTTCATCGCCGATACCTAGGCCGTTCGGCGTGATGAGTCCGCGTTTATAAAATGAACTGCGCGCGACAAGCAGTACAAAATGCCCTTTGGGCGGCGCAACGGCAATATTTAACGGCACAAGCGCTGTTTGCTGTGGCGGCACGGTTACGGCTTCCCGTGCATGGCAATCAAAACACACGGCACCCTTCGTGTGGTACTGGGGGATCGGGAGTGCGCGGTCGAAACGCTTGATATGCACTTGGAGTTTCTTTGGCATGCATTTCTATCATAAGACAAGGGGCGAATTTCAGCACTATTGACAAATGTGGAAAGGTCTGCTATACTCTTTGCAGAACCTATTGGTTAGCACGCCCAAATCCTGCGGTGTAGCAGGTAGTGCGGGCGATGCATTTTGGACAGGAGGTCTGTGATGGGTTCCCCGACATTGGCTACGTTCAATCGGATGGTTCGCGAGGGCCAGCCGAATGCGGTGACCAACGAGCGCCTCGTGAAGCTCGTGGAAAGCGGGCTCTGGGACGTCGCGGTGGATGCGCCCGACTACGGCGTGGCTGCGGCGACGCTTCGGGGTGGCGAGGGCATCGTGATGATTCCCCTCACCCCGACCACCTTCGGCCCCTTGATCCAGCCCCCGTTCGTGGACGAGGGTGGCTGGGACCTCATCGCCGACGGCCCGGACGAGCTGGACATCGCAAACGTCCGGCAGCTCCCGATGCTCGAGGGCGACGAGACGGTCATCAAGTACGAGGAGGCCGTGCGCCGCAGCCGGGAGTTCGGCCAGCGCGCTGCGTTCCGGATTCGGGATGCGGGCAACGCCGGAAAGATCTCGAAAGAGGTCTTCCCCGTCGACACCTACGCGCCGTGCGGGAAGACGGTCTGGCGGCACCGCCAGGGCGGCCGCTGCTACGCCTGGTACGTCGATCGCGATGCGAGCGGCTTCTGCTGCCTCTGCGGCTGGTTCAGCGACGTCGTGGACTCCAGCAGCCGTCGCCTTGTCAGTAAGTAGTTGGGCCTTGGGTCGCTGGGTCCCCTTAGGACCCTTTGACCCTTGCGACCCTCGGTCACTTCGAATCCCAACCCCGTGCGTTCATTCGCACGGGGTTGTTCTATTTTGTATACTGAAAGCGGATAGTAGGCGACAACGCGCGGTTCTCCTTGGCAAACGTCAGTGATGGCTTCGCGTGGCCGAATTCTAGAATCTTTTTGCGCAGAGTCGGGACGGCTACATTCGCCGATGGGCGAATAGGGTTTTTCCGAGCGTCGCGAAGAGATTTCTAACAACACGAATAAACTACTTGGTGCCGCGCATTAGGGCATTGTAACCCAGTAGGTCATTCTACTGAATGAGATGCCAAATACGATACAGCCGGAGTCCGCCAGCCGGTGGACAATGGGCAAGTGGCGCGGATGATGAGCGGCACATTTTGGGCGGCACCGCCAGAGCGGCAACTGCTACGCCTGGTACGTCTATCGCAATGCGAACGGCTTCTACTGCAACTACAACTGGTTCAGCAACGACGTGAACTCCAACAGCCGTCGCCTTGTCAGCAACTACTTCTTCGTGTTTGCTGTTGCCTGCGCGCGACTACTTGCGTCGCGCGCGGCATCAGCTTCAGTTTTGCGCAGCCATCCGCCGAGCATCTTTCCTATCGCGTCAAATTTTTCAGACAGCGCGGCATACTGTTTCTGCCCGAGATCACCAACTTCCCAAAGTATCATGAGAAAGAATTTTAGCGCATCAAACTTGGTGTTTGCTTTCTGTAATGCAGGCAGTTTCTGCGCTTTGGAAATGTATTGCGCGACAAATATCAACTCCAGCGTTTCAACAAACAACGCATCTACCTTTTCGCCTAGCGTATACCGTGAGGATTTCTGAATGTGAGATTTAATCTCGTGCCACAGTTTATAACTCGCAATCAAATGTTGCAGAATACTCAAATTTCCAGCGGGGGTGGGGTTCAAAAGGTTATTCCCAAAATTCAATTCACTCATAGGTTTGATGAAATTATTTCGGTTGATAATTTATTGTCGGCGTGGAAAGAGTTTGCCGAGGGCAAGCGAAAAAAGCGCGATGTGCAGGAGTTCGGGCTACATTTGATGGATAATATCTTCGCGTTGCACAACGACCTTGCCGCGTATAGATATAATCACGGCAGTTATCAAATGTTTCGCATCGCGGATCCGAAGCCGCGAGTGATTCACAAAGCTACGGTTCGTGATCGTGTACTCCACCACGCCATTTACCGCATCCTCTACCCGTTTTTTGACCGGACGTTCATTCCCGATTCTTTTTCTTGTCGAATCGGGAAGGGGACGCACCACGCCATAGAGCGTTTCCGTGCCTTTGCCTATCACGCCAGCAGCAATCATACACGTACATTATGGGTGCTCCATTGCGACATCAGGAAATGCTTTGCGAGCATTGATCAGCGCATGCTTATCGCGACACTTCATGAATATATCGCCGATGAAGACGTGCGTTGGCTACTGCGCCAAGTCATTGAGAGCTTTTCCAGCGGAACGCCCCATGTCGGGTTGCCGCTGGGGAACCTCACCTCGCAACTGTTTGCTAATATCTATCTCAATACGCTGGATCAGTTTGTGAAACACCGACTGAAAGCCAAATACTATCTCCGCTACTCGGACGATTTCATCTTCTGCTCTGCTGATCGCGATTGGCTCCTCGGACTTATTTCTCAATTACGCAACTTCCTCGCGGAGCGGCTACATTTGGAGTTGCACCCCAAGAAAATTACACTGAAATCGCTTGCGAGCGGCGCGGACATATTGGGCTGGGTGCATTTTACCGACCATCGCGTCCTTCGAACGGCAACAAAGCATCGGATGTTCCGGAGGATTCAGGAACATCCAACGGAAGGAACACTCCAATCGTACAGAGGGTTGTTGTCGCATGGAAATGCACGCCACCCTGCCCAATTCATAAATTCTAGAGGGAAAGGATAATCGGGTATATAATGAAATTACGCTTATGTTCAGATTTTTAGAAAAAATCATAGGATTGATGCGTAAAAAAGAGCGCTTTTTAGTGCTGGAGCTGTTTCGGCATGGTATCCGGGCAACGACGATACGCGTTGATACCGAGGGGCGGTTGCTGCGGGTTGGGGCGCCGACAGCGGCAAAATCCGGAGAATCACTCGTAGCATTCGCAAAACGTTTAGGGAAACTTTCGCGGATGAATGTCGTGGTGAGCTGTGACGCGGCGCTTGCCGCGACGGTGCAGGGAAACATCGTTGTGCCGAATGAAGGCGGGGGAGTGCTGGATGAAGCCGCGGTGGAACATATTGTCGCGCAGTCAATCTGGAAGCTGTTTGATGGTGAGCGCTCCGTGGCGGCAAAACGTCTCGGCGTATCAACGGATGAGCTTGTGCTTGCGGATGCGCGCGTCTGGCGCGTGGCGCTTGATGGGCGGGTGATGCTGAATCCCCTGGGCTATGCCGCGAAAAATGTTGAAGTGCGTTTGAGCGTCACGATGATGCCGCGCGCGCAACATGCGTTGCTCACTGCCGCGTTTCCGCTGGGGATCGCGTTGATGAGCGAGTCCGGGGTTTCATGGGCGCGCGTTCTGCAGTCCACGACCGCTGATGACGCGCCATTTTTAGTCGCCGGACTTTTTCCGGAACATGCGGTGGTTGTTGTGGCCGATGATGGCATTCGTTATGTTGACGCGTTTGAATGGGGCGAACAGCAATTGATTTCCGGAGTCGCGGTACAGCTCGCGGTGACGCATGACATCGCGCGATATGTCATCGGCGCGGCGCGCGACGGGGCGAAAACTTCGCCGCTCTTCACGCGGAAAGTGGGGGATATTGTCGCGGCGGAGCTACAGCTTCTGGTAAACGGGTTGCAGACGGTCGCGGGCAAATTGCCGGCGCGCAAATGCCTCGTCGTGCCGTTTTACGATGTGACGAGTGTGCTGCTGAGCATTCCGATTAAAAATATGTCACGGCGGCTGGCGAAGGTGTTGTTTGTTTCAGCTGAAGATATTAGTAAAAATTTCGGCTTTGCGATACAATGGAAAGTATCGGAGCCCGCGTACGTATCGCTCGGCGCCGTGATGAGTTTTTTTGATGCGTATATCGCGCCGAAATTTCAAACATTGAACGCCATCGCGCGTCGGCGTGTGCGCTGGCTGCAATCAGGAACGCCAGCCGCAAACGCGAACGAAAGGGAACAGTAATTTTTACATCCCGTGCCACAAGAAACGAAAAAAATTTACGTAAACAAAAACGATGACGCGGCCGTCGTCGCGGAGAAGGTGATTGATGCCGAGGGAAGCCTCGTTGTGCTGCACGTTCCGCGCTTTTCACGTCTCGCGCAGTCCGAAAACAATTTTCATTTACTGAGACGCGAGAGCGAAGCGTTAAAGAAAACATTGCGCATAGAATCCGTTGATGACGCGGTTGTGGCGCTCGCGAAAGCCGCCTCTATTGAGGCGGAAAATCCGTTTTTTAGCCGTGTCGGGCGTCCGGTCGCTGATATTGTGACGTTACCAAAGCCGCGTCGCGTGAAACTTCGCAACATTGTTCCGGAGGCATCGCCGCAAATAGCCGAAGCGGAAGACGAGGCGCCATCCCCGGAACGCGCGCAGGCAACACTCGTTGGATCGACTGAAGAGGTGGTGCAGGAGCTCAATCGGCAGTTCGGTCCGATGGATGAGGAGCATCAAAAGCGGCACGGTAAGATGTGGCTCGCGGCGCTTATGCTCGTCGGGTGTTCAAGTGTCGCCGCATTTCTCGGGTTGCGGGTGCTTCCGCGCGCGGAAATTCACATCGTGACGCAGAAAACGGAATGGGCGTATAGCGACGCAATGGTGGCCGACAAGGGCATAGCCGCGCCTGATGCCGAAGCCGGAAAAATTCCGGGGCAGTTGTTTACGGAAAAGCGTAATGTCACGCTGACATTCCCCGCGACCGGGCATCGCCAGGTGACCACGAAAGCAAGCGGAAGCATCACCATCTCCAACGCGTACAGTTCTGACGCGCAAAAGCTTGTCGCGACAACCCGCTTTGTTACGCCGGATGGGAAAATATTTCGGCTAACGAATAACGTCACGGTTCCGGGCGCGAAGATTGCGGACGGAAAAATAGTTTCCTCAAGTATTGTTGCCGGGGTAATCGCGGATAAGGCGGGGGAGGAGTATAACGTTGCCGGCGGAGTCGCGCTTACTATTCCGGGGCTAAAAGGGACGCCGAAGTACGAGGCATTCCGCGGAGAAACAAAAGAGGCGATGCGCGGAGGGTTTGTCGGTGAGGCCGCGTATCCGACCGACGGTGATATAAAAACAGCAAAAGACGGAATCGCAACGACACTCGCCGACGGTCTGAAAGCCGCGGTGCTTGCCAAAGTTCCGCAGGCGTTCAAGGTGCTGGACGGCAGTACGAAGTTCCGCGTGGTGAAGCAAACCGTGGATACGGCGGTGAACGCGGCGGGTCAATTCAGTATTACCGCGGAAGCGGAGGTGAGCGCGATGGGTATCCGGGAGGCCGACGCGCTTACGGCGCTTCATGGACGCATCGCGAAGGAAATCGTGGGGGAGCATGAGGTGAAGCGTGAGGCATTAAAATACGGAACGGCGCGTTTTGACGTGGGAGCCGGTCGCATGACCGTGCCTCTTGATTATTCGGCTACGGTCGCGCGCAAAGTAAACGTCGACGAGCTCCGTGGCAACGTGCTGTTGAAATCAGAGCGTGATCTGAGGGCGATGGTGCTGAATATTTCCGGACTTCTTAGCGCGCGCATCACGCTGTGGCCGTTTTGGGTGCGCACGGTGCCGGGCGACGGCGCGAAGGTCAAAATCTCGGTGGAATAAGTGGCTATTGACGGCTTGGAGGTCGTCATGCTACGCTAGATACTTACATGAGTGATTTTCCTCCCGCAGCCGGTAATCCGTCAAAAAACGTAGTGAGAATCGAGGGTATCGTGGAGGAGTCGCTTCCGGCGACGACGTTTCGCGTCAAAATTGAAGGCGGAAGAGAAGTGTTGGCGCATCTCGCGGGAAGACTGCGACTCCACTATATAAAAATTCTTCCGGGTGACCGCGTGCTCATGGAAATGACCCCGTATGATGATGCAAGGGGGAGAATCGTGAGGAGGTTGTAAAGCTTCATTAGGGCATTAGCTTCATTAGTGAATCTCGGTATTTTACTTAATCTCACGACTAACGAAGCTAACAATCTAACGAAGCTAAAAAGCTAACACTATGAAGGTTCGCGCATCAGTGAAAAAAATTTGCAGCAATTGTAAGCTTGTGCGCCGTAAGGGCAGAATTTATGTTACCTGCAGCACTCCGAAGCATAAACAGCGTCAGGGGTAGATATAGTACTCACGAATGACGCGAATAACAAATAAAAATATCGCGAATAGAGCTAAACAACCCCGATCCAAACTAGCCATTCGCATTATTCATCACCCAATTCGCGATATTCGCGAACACTACATATGAGAATCGTCGGCATCAACATTCCGGATAATAAAAAAGTTCTTTACGCCCTGCCGTATATCCACGGCGTTGGCCGAGCATTAGCGGAAAAAATCATCAAAGCGACGAATATCAATCCGGATACGAGAGCAAAAGATCTAACGCCGCAGGAAGTTGCGCACATCAAGGACTATATTGAAAAGAGCGTGAAGGTGGAGGGTGAATTGCGCGCGATGGTGAAGCAAAACATTACGTTGCTCAAAGAAATGCTTGCGTATCGCGGCAATCGTCACGCGCGACATCTTCCGGTACGCGGCCAGCGGACAAAAACCAATTCACGCACCGTGCGTGGCAACGTCAGAAAGACTGCCGGCAGCGGTAAACGGAAAGTTGAGCTGAAGTAAACTAAGATATTCGCATTATTTAAACCAAATTCGCATTATTCGCGATTACTCTCATGGGAAAGAAAAAAGTTGCGCAAAAAAGCGGGGATCAGGCGTCCGGGGACGCGGCGGCGCCGAAGGCGGCCGTGAAAGAGACGTCCAAAAAATATGAGCGCGGCAGAGCGTATGTCAACGCATCGTACAACAACACCGTCATTTCCATGACCGACGAGAAAGGGAACGTATTGGCATGGGGTTCGGCGGGGTCGCTCGGGTTTACGGGTCCGAAAAAAGCAACTCCGTTTGCCGCGTCAAAGGTGGTCGCCGCGCTTGCGGAGAAGCTTCGTAAATCGGGCCCCGTGCATATTGAGGTGCTGTTAAACGGCGTCGGCGGCGGGAGAGATTCCGCGGTGCGTTCGCTCGCGAACCAGGGGTTTGACGTGCTTTCCATTAAAGATGTGACGCCGATTCCACATAACGGACCGCGTCAGCGAAAAGTGCGCAGAATATAAGACTATGTTTAACACCAGCGAAAAAAGAGAGCGCGCGTTGGGAATGAAGCTTATGCTGAAGCCGCATCGGTGTGCTTCGCCGAAGTGCGCGACCATCCGTAAGCCGCAGCCTCCGGGTCCGCACGGCGGAAAGCGCCGCAGAGGCGCCTCCGAATTCGGATTGCAGTTACGCGAAAAACAAAAGATCAAGGCGATGTACGGCATCCGCGAAGCGGCAATGCAAAAAGTATTTACGGCGGCGGTAAAATCCGCTGAAGCAACCGGCGAAGCGATGCTTGCTCGCTTGGAGCGCCGTTTGGATAATATCGTGTACCGTCTGGGTTTTGCTCCGTCGCGTTCGGTTGCGCGTCAGCTTGTCGGTCACGGCCATATTTTTGTGAACGGCCGCAGAGTCGATGTTCCCTCGGCGCTTGTTTCAATCGGGAATGTTATTACCATCCGCCCCGCATCAAAAGATCACTCGGGATTTAAAGAGCTCGCGGAAACAATGAAAAAGTACGAGGCGCCGGTGTGGCTTTCACTTGACAAATCAACGCTTACCGGAAAGATGACGGC
This DNA window, taken from bacterium, encodes the following:
- a CDS encoding succinylglutamate desuccinylase/aspartoacylase family protein; this translates as MKGPMTAEAFYARMLRVLKGRADITLAWHTLSYGKHGRKRYRFLRIASRDIERKDRILLLTTGMHGDEATGPLFMLRSANRILNAAHKAGVKVIIYPLMNPSGFELGTHYNLYGDAKLQRGNNDFLVYRNRNGEIVYDLGTRDTSELWFLSTDRRLRLRLPPETRLMHHLLGNDFWNHHGQIVGALDLHESQDDDDFARKAPTGAFHYAFVKGVFRNIVRRVAKAVPVLRHRWISDGFERNSDGFALIRVMKTDGDGCIHHYDGSLTEHLWRLNVPYAACVDTTNGFLRRRIMQLYAIWIQGMIELIRSHD
- a CDS encoding dUTP diphosphatase, translated to MPKKLQVHIKRFDRALPIPQYHTKGAVCFDCHAREAVTVPPQQTALVPLNIAVAPPKGHFVLLVARSSFYKRGLITPNGLGIGDEDFSGDGDEYHFPVFNFTNAPVTILRGDRIAQMLIMPYKRAALHEVKSMRRKTRGGFGTTGQT
- a CDS encoding four helix bundle protein; this translates as MSELNFGNNLLNPTPAGNLSILQHLIASYKLWHEIKSHIQKSSRYTLGEKVDALFVETLELIFVAQYISKAQKLPALQKANTKFDALKFFLMILWEVGDLGQKQYAALSEKFDAIGKMLGGWLRKTEADAARDASSRAQATANTKK
- a CDS encoding reverse transcriptase/maturase family protein, with amino-acid sequence MSAWKEFAEGKRKKRDVQEFGLHLMDNIFALHNDLAAYRYNHGSYQMFRIADPKPRVIHKATVRDRVLHHAIYRILYPFFDRTFIPDSFSCRIGKGTHHAIERFRAFAYHASSNHTRTLWVLHCDIRKCFASIDQRMLIATLHEYIADEDVRWLLRQVIESFSSGTPHVGLPLGNLTSQLFANIYLNTLDQFVKHRLKAKYYLRYSDDFIFCSADRDWLLGLISQLRNFLAERLHLELHPKKITLKSLASGADILGWVHFTDHRVLRTATKHRMFRRIQEHPTEGTLQSYRGLLSHGNARHPAQFINSRGKG
- the infA gene encoding translation initiation factor IF-1, yielding MSDFPPAAGNPSKNVVRIEGIVEESLPATTFRVKIEGGREVLAHLAGRLRLHYIKILPGDRVLMEMTPYDDARGRIVRRL
- the rpmJ gene encoding 50S ribosomal protein L36, which produces MKVRASVKKICSNCKLVRRKGRIYVTCSTPKHKQRQG
- the rpsM gene encoding 30S ribosomal protein S13; the protein is MRIVGINIPDNKKVLYALPYIHGVGRALAEKIIKATNINPDTRAKDLTPQEVAHIKDYIEKSVKVEGELRAMVKQNITLLKEMLAYRGNRHARHLPVRGQRTKTNSRTVRGNVRKTAGSGKRKVELK
- the rpsK gene encoding 30S ribosomal protein S11, with product MGKKKVAQKSGDQASGDAAAPKAAVKETSKKYERGRAYVNASYNNTVISMTDEKGNVLAWGSAGSLGFTGPKKATPFAASKVVAALAEKLRKSGPVHIEVLLNGVGGGRDSAVRSLANQGFDVLSIKDVTPIPHNGPRQRKVRRI
- the rpsD gene encoding 30S ribosomal protein S4 — protein: MFNTSEKRERALGMKLMLKPHRCASPKCATIRKPQPPGPHGGKRRRGASEFGLQLREKQKIKAMYGIREAAMQKVFTAAVKSAEATGEAMLARLERRLDNIVYRLGFAPSRSVARQLVGHGHIFVNGRRVDVPSALVSIGNVITIRPASKDHSGFKELAETMKKYEAPVWLSLDKSTLTGKMTAMPKDLETLFDTNLVVDYYSK